In the Caldalkalibacillus salinus genome, one interval contains:
- a CDS encoding thymidine kinase, with protein sequence MHIVKNHGWVELVCGSMFSGKSEELIRRIHRAELAKMTVSVYKPVIDDRYSKAAIVSHSGMSLEAQAVEHSSDLLRAVPEDADCIAIDEVQFFDEGIVPVVQTLADKGLRVICAGLDQDFRGEPFGPIQGLLAIAEYVTKLHAICASCGSLASRTQRLIDGRPAHVNDPVIMVGASESYEPRCRHCHEVKGKASLTDWKPLTEER encoded by the coding sequence ATGCATATTGTGAAGAATCATGGTTGGGTGGAACTGGTTTGTGGAAGCATGTTCTCCGGTAAAAGTGAAGAACTGATTCGACGTATACATAGAGCTGAATTAGCAAAGATGACCGTGAGCGTGTACAAACCCGTCATAGATGATCGATATAGTAAAGCTGCCATCGTTTCTCACAGTGGCATGTCCCTAGAAGCTCAAGCGGTCGAGCACTCCTCAGATCTTTTGCGTGCCGTACCAGAAGATGCAGATTGTATAGCGATAGATGAAGTTCAATTCTTTGATGAAGGTATCGTACCCGTTGTACAAACCCTAGCTGATAAAGGTTTGCGAGTCATCTGTGCCGGGTTAGACCAGGATTTCAGAGGAGAACCCTTTGGCCCTATACAAGGCCTTCTCGCCATTGCCGAGTATGTCACCAAACTTCATGCCATCTGTGCGTCCTGTGGTTCACTTGCGAGCCGTACACAGAGGTTAATTGATGGTAGACCGGCCCACGTCAACGACCCTGTTATTATGGTGGGTGCATCAGAGAGCTATGAACCTCGTTGCCGCCATTGTCATGAGGTCAAAGGGAAGGCGTCACTAACAGACTGGAAACCTTTGACGGAAGAACGCTAG
- a CDS encoding peptidoglycan DD-metalloendopeptidase family protein translates to MDKTKQVVTSALLITGATALSVTEAGAATGRSVDFLEDDIEHLEAHLFDKAVRSYVNPLKRVKAEMNQDHHHTLTYEVQEGDTLSGIAVAHDVKQSEIMRINHIENKHQLSIGEKLKIPLKERKYVVKHGETVESIAREQGIPLEDILANNRMVIESNPALYPGQEIHLPQAPAEPVHQPLSTPRRYAEKGQVTVASRSQDAKVDGSFIWPLDGTLTSTYGMRWGKPHNGIDISNAQRANAPIVAAQSGVVTDAYYHRGGYGNLVIISHGDGLETYYAHLSSMTVSEGMHISQGETIGYMGQTGHATGYHLHFEIRINNRPVNPINHLP, encoded by the coding sequence GTGGACAAAACGAAGCAAGTAGTCACCTCCGCTTTATTAATAACGGGTGCAACTGCACTTTCAGTCACTGAAGCAGGGGCTGCTACAGGAAGATCCGTAGATTTTCTTGAGGACGACATAGAACATTTGGAAGCACATCTATTTGATAAGGCCGTTAGAAGTTATGTCAATCCCCTTAAAAGGGTAAAAGCTGAGATGAATCAGGACCATCATCATACGTTGACTTACGAAGTACAAGAAGGGGACACACTGTCAGGTATTGCCGTTGCCCATGATGTCAAACAGTCTGAGATTATGAGAATAAATCATATTGAAAACAAGCACCAATTATCTATAGGAGAAAAACTGAAGATTCCACTGAAGGAAAGAAAATATGTGGTTAAACATGGAGAAACAGTAGAAAGCATTGCCAGAGAACAGGGCATTCCACTAGAGGATATACTAGCGAATAATCGCATGGTAATTGAATCGAACCCAGCTTTGTATCCGGGACAAGAAATCCACTTGCCTCAAGCCCCAGCAGAGCCCGTACACCAACCCCTCTCAACGCCGAGGCGATATGCAGAGAAGGGTCAAGTGACGGTGGCCTCTCGTTCTCAAGATGCCAAGGTAGACGGTTCTTTTATTTGGCCTTTAGACGGTACTTTGACCAGTACATATGGCATGAGATGGGGAAAACCACATAATGGTATAGATATATCTAACGCCCAGCGCGCTAACGCACCGATTGTCGCAGCACAATCAGGTGTTGTAACAGACGCGTACTACCATAGAGGGGGATATGGGAATCTTGTCATTATTAGTCATGGTGATGGTTTAGAAACGTATTATGCACATCTCAGCAGTATGACCGTCTCAGAAGGCATGCACATCTCACAAGGCGAAACGATTGGGTATATGGGTCAAACCGGACATGCGACAGGCTACCATTTGCACTTTGAGATTCGGATAAACAATAGACCCGTTAATCCTATCAATCACCTACCTTAA
- the nagZ gene encoding beta-N-acetylhexosaminidase: protein MTRFSLRNKQILWVLLAVFLIMFMAACSQTPSTDSEEPPVNEGDTVNPQDENDSDATELSLVPNLVQDMSLEEKIGQMFMPQIEMLDGAPTHRMNEKLEEMLDQQHVGGVILFSKNIESTEQLVTLTHDLQEHTSIPLFTAIDQEGGNVDRLPFGTNLPGNMALGASQTPRHAYEAGRVTGTELKALGINVNFAPVLDVNNNPRNPVIGVRSYGEDPNQVAVLGSKYIEGLHDAGVVATAKHFPGHGDTHVDSHVGLPELDKSADELENLEWFPFRHAIQSDLQMVMTAHMMFPQLDEQTVKSKLDGKDIHLPATLSETMLQHYLREQIGFDGIVVTDAFTMKAIADHFGETDAVLRAVKAGADIILMPRELEDSYEALLEAVQSGEISEARIDESVTRILALKQDMGLLTQVGEAEIDEQDTPTMTIHEKIEHAQQVVGATHHAEAIHEITQASATWVKHEKGINRWMLEDKPHDGDKVLVMMPSQHHLTRAQETWQVMQSAESALEGVDVTWRVYDANVASSLTNDNHSYDYYILMTHNLSLNEAGGPLVTSLNSLVNHWNMQDVPYVHIALELPYDAGYIPNVQRSLALYGSETVHYEVMFDVLFSGVEAKGVLPVELPQPEAE from the coding sequence ATGACACGCTTTAGTTTACGGAATAAGCAAATATTATGGGTCCTGTTAGCCGTTTTTTTGATTATGTTTATGGCGGCCTGTTCGCAAACCCCGTCAACAGATTCAGAAGAGCCACCTGTTAATGAGGGGGATACAGTTAATCCACAGGATGAGAACGATTCAGACGCCACGGAACTGTCGCTTGTCCCTAACCTCGTTCAAGACATGTCCTTAGAAGAAAAAATTGGCCAGATGTTTATGCCCCAGATTGAAATGCTAGATGGGGCGCCGACACATAGAATGAATGAGAAGTTAGAAGAGATGCTCGACCAACAACACGTGGGCGGTGTGATCCTTTTTAGTAAGAATATCGAAAGTACTGAACAGCTGGTCACGCTGACCCATGATTTACAAGAACACACGTCCATCCCTTTATTCACGGCCATTGACCAAGAAGGAGGGAACGTTGATCGTTTGCCTTTTGGTACAAACTTGCCCGGGAATATGGCACTAGGGGCTAGCCAAACGCCGAGACATGCTTATGAAGCTGGTCGTGTGACGGGAACTGAGCTTAAGGCACTAGGCATTAATGTTAATTTTGCCCCCGTCCTAGATGTGAACAACAATCCTCGAAATCCTGTTATTGGTGTTCGTTCATACGGCGAGGACCCAAATCAGGTTGCCGTACTAGGGTCTAAGTATATTGAAGGTTTACATGATGCGGGTGTTGTGGCTACAGCCAAACATTTCCCGGGACATGGTGATACGCATGTTGATTCCCATGTTGGGCTACCTGAATTAGATAAATCGGCAGATGAACTAGAGAATTTAGAATGGTTCCCTTTTCGACATGCGATACAGTCTGACCTTCAAATGGTCATGACCGCCCATATGATGTTTCCGCAACTAGACGAACAAACCGTAAAATCTAAGCTAGACGGTAAGGACATTCATTTACCGGCCACACTTTCGGAGACGATGCTTCAACATTATCTACGAGAGCAGATCGGCTTTGATGGGATTGTCGTCACCGATGCGTTTACGATGAAGGCGATTGCCGATCATTTTGGTGAAACGGACGCCGTGCTCAGAGCAGTAAAGGCAGGGGCTGACATTATCCTTATGCCAAGGGAACTAGAAGATTCGTATGAGGCATTGCTTGAAGCTGTCCAAAGTGGTGAAATCAGTGAAGCGCGTATTGATGAGTCGGTGACACGAATTCTTGCTCTGAAGCAGGATATGGGGCTTCTTACACAGGTGGGAGAAGCGGAGATAGATGAGCAGGATACGCCTACTATGACAATTCATGAGAAGATTGAACATGCCCAGCAAGTCGTTGGTGCTACCCACCATGCTGAGGCCATTCACGAAATCACTCAAGCGAGTGCGACTTGGGTTAAGCATGAAAAAGGGATCAATCGTTGGATGCTAGAAGATAAACCCCATGATGGGGACAAGGTGCTTGTTATGATGCCAAGTCAACATCACTTAACACGTGCTCAGGAGACCTGGCAGGTAATGCAGTCTGCTGAAAGTGCTTTAGAGGGAGTGGATGTGACCTGGCGTGTATACGATGCTAATGTTGCCTCTTCGTTAACGAATGATAACCATTCGTATGATTACTATATTCTCATGACACATAATCTATCCCTTAACGAAGCAGGGGGGCCATTAGTTACGAGTCTCAATTCACTCGTCAATCATTGGAACATGCAAGATGTACCCTATGTTCATATCGCTTTAGAGCTACCTTACGATGCGGGTTATATACCCAACGTACAACGCTCACTTGCCCTTTATGGCAGTGAAACGGTGCATTATGAAGTGATGTTTGATGTGCTTTTCTCGGGCGTTGAAGCAAAGGGTGTATTACCTGTCGAGTTACCACAACCAGAAGCTGAGTAA
- the prfA gene encoding peptide chain release factor 1 yields MYDRLQSLEDRYEELSQLLCDPAITNDPKKLREYSKEQSDLEDTVVAYREYKEVTEQLDDAKSMLEDKLDDEMREMVKLEISELTESKEELEGRLQILLLPKDPNDEKNVIFEIRGAAGGDEAALFAGDLFKMYTRYAESQGWKIDVIEESANDVGGYKEVVFQINGNGAYSRLKYESGAHRVQRIPTTESGGRIHTSTATVAVLPEVEDIDVEIHDKDVRVDVFYASGAGGQHVNTTQSAVRLTHLPTGIVVSCQDEKSQHKNKDKAMKVLRARVYDKYQQEAQSEYASIRKSAVGTGDRSERIRTYNFPQSRVTDHRINLTLHKLDQVLNGELDEIIDALNVHEQAEMLKKVEES; encoded by the coding sequence GTGTACGATCGATTACAATCATTAGAGGATCGCTACGAAGAGCTAAGCCAGCTTTTATGTGATCCAGCCATAACAAACGATCCAAAAAAACTGAGAGAATATTCGAAAGAACAATCGGATTTAGAAGATACAGTTGTCGCCTATCGCGAGTATAAAGAAGTCACTGAGCAGCTTGATGATGCGAAGTCGATGCTAGAAGACAAGCTTGATGATGAAATGAGAGAGATGGTTAAGCTCGAGATTTCAGAGCTAACGGAAAGCAAAGAAGAATTAGAAGGACGTCTTCAGATTCTGCTCCTCCCTAAGGACCCCAACGATGAAAAGAACGTCATTTTTGAAATTCGTGGGGCTGCCGGAGGTGACGAGGCTGCCTTGTTCGCAGGGGATCTGTTTAAAATGTATACCAGATATGCAGAGAGCCAAGGATGGAAGATTGACGTGATTGAGGAAAGTGCGAATGATGTGGGTGGCTATAAAGAAGTCGTTTTCCAAATTAACGGTAACGGGGCTTATAGCCGTTTGAAATACGAAAGCGGGGCCCATCGTGTCCAACGTATACCTACGACGGAGTCAGGTGGTCGAATTCATACATCCACGGCGACGGTCGCCGTCCTCCCTGAGGTAGAAGACATTGATGTTGAAATCCATGATAAGGACGTTCGTGTAGACGTGTTCTATGCCAGTGGTGCAGGGGGGCAGCACGTCAATACAACACAATCCGCTGTGCGTTTAACCCACTTGCCTACCGGTATTGTTGTATCCTGTCAGGATGAAAAATCTCAGCATAAGAACAAGGATAAGGCGATGAAGGTGTTACGTGCGCGTGTCTACGATAAATACCAGCAGGAAGCACAGTCAGAATACGCAAGTATACGTAAGTCCGCGGTGGGAACTGGGGACCGTAGTGAGCGTATCCGGACGTACAACTTCCCTCAAAGTCGTGTCACAGATCACCGTATTAACTTAACCCTACACAAGCTTGATCAGGTACTCAATGGAGAGTTGGACGAAATTATTGACGCTCTTAACGTACATGAGCAAGCAGAAATGCTGAAGAAGGTCGAAGAGTCATGA
- the rho gene encoding transcription termination factor Rho, which produces MSVNITELEVMNLKDLYKLAKDYHIQYYSQLKKKELIFAILKAQAEKDGFMFMEGVLEILQEGYGFLRPINYLPSSEDIYISASQIRRFELRNGDKVSGKVRPPKENERYFGLLHVSAVNGEDPELAKERPHFPALTPLYPNEKMVLEAQPKNLSSRMMDLIAPVGLGQRGLIVAPPKAGKTVLIQEIANSISTNHPDTELIVLLIDERPEEVTDMQRSVKGEVVSSTFDEVPENHIRVAELVLERAQRLIEHKRDVVILLDSITRLARAYNLVIPPSGRTLSGGIDPAAFHRPKRFFGAARNIEEGGSLTILATALVDTGSRMDDVIYEEFKGTGNMELHLDRKLAERRIYPAIDIRRSGTRREELLLSTEDLEKLWMIRKNMSESSDFTDQFIRKIKRTKTNEEFMALFEGAEDEDKGRSKRTTRTKTSAS; this is translated from the coding sequence ATGTCTGTAAATATTACAGAACTTGAAGTTATGAATTTAAAGGATTTATACAAACTAGCTAAAGACTATCATATCCAGTATTACAGTCAATTAAAGAAAAAGGAATTGATCTTTGCCATCCTTAAAGCACAAGCAGAGAAAGACGGCTTTATGTTTATGGAGGGTGTCCTAGAAATCCTACAAGAGGGTTACGGTTTCCTACGACCGATTAACTACCTTCCATCCTCAGAGGACATCTACATCTCCGCTTCACAGATTCGAAGGTTTGAATTGCGTAATGGCGACAAGGTATCAGGGAAGGTTAGACCCCCTAAAGAAAATGAAAGGTACTTTGGCCTCCTTCATGTCAGTGCCGTAAACGGGGAGGACCCAGAGCTTGCCAAAGAAAGGCCTCACTTCCCAGCCCTCACGCCACTCTATCCTAACGAAAAGATGGTGCTAGAAGCGCAACCCAAAAACCTCTCTTCTAGAATGATGGATCTGATCGCGCCTGTAGGCTTAGGCCAACGTGGTCTTATCGTGGCCCCACCCAAAGCCGGAAAAACCGTTTTAATCCAAGAAATTGCGAACAGTATATCCACCAATCATCCTGATACGGAGCTCATCGTTTTACTGATAGATGAGAGACCAGAAGAAGTGACGGACATGCAACGTTCTGTTAAAGGGGAAGTCGTCAGCTCAACCTTTGATGAAGTTCCGGAGAATCATATACGTGTGGCAGAGCTGGTTTTAGAGCGGGCACAACGTCTGATTGAACACAAGAGAGATGTCGTGATATTACTAGATAGTATTACGCGCTTAGCTCGAGCATACAACCTCGTAATCCCGCCAAGTGGTCGTACGTTATCAGGCGGTATTGATCCCGCCGCTTTCCACCGACCGAAACGTTTCTTTGGTGCAGCTAGAAATATCGAGGAAGGGGGCAGCCTCACGATTCTTGCTACAGCCCTTGTAGATACAGGTTCTCGGATGGATGACGTCATCTATGAAGAATTCAAGGGAACTGGTAACATGGAGCTCCATCTCGATCGTAAACTAGCAGAGAGAAGAATCTACCCAGCTATTGATATCCGTCGATCCGGTACGCGTAGAGAAGAACTTCTACTATCAACCGAAGATCTAGAGAAGCTTTGGATGATCAGAAAGAACATGAGCGAATCCTCTGACTTTACTGATCAGTTTATACGTAAAATTAAACGAACAAAAACGAACGAAGAATTTATGGCGCTCTTTGAAGGAGCGGAAGACGAAGATAAAGGTAGAAGCAAGCGAACGACACGCACTAAAACGTCTGCCTCATAA
- the glpX gene encoding class II fructose-bisphosphatase, translating into MERSLTMELVRVTEAAALASARWMGRGMKDEADEAATTAMRTVFDTVPMQGTVVIGEGEMDEAPMLYIGEDLGMGGGPELDVAVDPLEGTNIVAKGTWNALSVIAVAEKGNLLHAPDMYMDKIAVGPAAVGRVDIDAPVKDNLKAVAHALNRDVTDLVAVILDRDRHSKIVEDVREAGARIKLISDGDVAAAINTAFDDTGVDILFGSGGAPEGVIAAVALKCLGGELQGRLLPQTQEEYDRCLRMGVTNPSQVLRMEDLVRGDDCIFAATGVTDGELLRGVRFKGSMGTTQSIVMRAKSGTVRFINADHRLEKKPNMVIKS; encoded by the coding sequence ATGGAGAGAAGTTTAACGATGGAATTGGTACGAGTCACAGAGGCAGCTGCACTCGCGTCTGCACGTTGGATGGGAAGAGGAATGAAAGACGAGGCGGATGAGGCGGCTACTACAGCGATGAGAACTGTTTTTGATACGGTGCCTATGCAGGGGACCGTTGTCATTGGTGAGGGCGAGATGGATGAAGCCCCTATGCTTTATATCGGGGAAGACCTCGGAATGGGCGGCGGCCCTGAATTAGATGTTGCAGTTGATCCATTAGAAGGGACAAATATTGTCGCAAAGGGAACATGGAATGCGCTTTCCGTTATTGCCGTAGCAGAGAAAGGCAACCTTTTACACGCCCCAGATATGTATATGGACAAAATTGCAGTTGGGCCAGCAGCTGTAGGAAGAGTTGACATTGATGCCCCAGTCAAAGATAATTTAAAAGCGGTCGCTCACGCATTAAATCGTGATGTGACTGATCTCGTGGCTGTTATACTAGACCGCGACCGGCATTCAAAGATTGTGGAGGATGTGAGAGAAGCAGGTGCTAGAATTAAGCTCATCTCAGACGGTGACGTGGCAGCCGCAATTAATACTGCATTTGATGACACGGGTGTGGATATTTTATTTGGCTCAGGTGGCGCGCCTGAAGGGGTCATTGCAGCCGTGGCATTAAAATGTTTGGGCGGGGAATTACAAGGGCGTCTCTTACCTCAAACCCAAGAGGAGTATGATCGTTGCTTGCGAATGGGAGTGACCAACCCTAGTCAAGTATTACGCATGGAAGATTTGGTTCGCGGGGATGACTGTATATTTGCCGCAACGGGTGTAACGGATGGAGAATTACTCCGTGGCGTCAGGTTCAAAGGTAGCATGGGCACAACGCAATCCATCGTTATGCGTGCAAAGTCGGGAACTGTCAGATTTATTAACGCGGACCACCGCTTAGAGAAAAAACCCAACATGGTCATTAAATCATAA
- the fsa gene encoding fructose-6-phosphate aldolase, translated as MKFFVDSANLEEIRKVYDMGILAGVTTNPSLVAKEGANFKERLKDICSFVQGSVSAEVVSEKATDMVKEGEELAAIAPQITIKVPMTTEGLKAVSEFHRKGLKTNVTLIFSANQALLAARAGATYVSPFLGRLDDIGHNGIDLIAEIAELFTVHHIETQIIAASIRHPQHVTQAALSGAHIGTMSSKVIEQMTQHPLTDQGIEKFLADWENAKNT; from the coding sequence ATGAAATTTTTTGTTGATTCAGCGAATCTTGAAGAGATTCGTAAGGTTTACGACATGGGCATTTTGGCAGGTGTGACCACAAATCCAAGTCTTGTGGCCAAAGAAGGGGCAAATTTTAAAGAAAGATTGAAAGACATCTGTTCCTTCGTTCAGGGTTCTGTGAGCGCTGAGGTTGTCAGTGAGAAAGCCACCGATATGGTTAAGGAAGGGGAGGAGCTAGCGGCTATTGCCCCTCAGATCACGATTAAAGTCCCGATGACTACTGAAGGACTCAAGGCTGTCTCTGAGTTTCATCGCAAAGGACTTAAAACGAACGTGACACTCATTTTCTCTGCTAACCAAGCGTTGTTAGCCGCAAGAGCCGGCGCCACTTATGTATCTCCGTTCTTAGGAAGACTAGATGATATTGGTCATAACGGTATAGACCTCATTGCTGAGATTGCAGAGCTCTTCACCGTCCACCACATTGAAACGCAAATCATTGCGGCCTCAATACGCCATCCTCAACATGTGACCCAAGCGGCTTTAAGTGGCGCTCATATCGGAACCATGTCTTCGAAAGTCATAGAACAAATGACCCAACACCCTTTAACCGATCAAGGTATTGAAAAGTTTTTAGCCGACTGGGAGAACGCTAAGAACACATAA
- a CDS encoding UDP-N-acetylglucosamine 1-carboxyvinyltransferase: MDKLYIHGGKPLQGKVTISGAKNSAVALIPATILADGPTTIENLPGISDVRIFADLLQDLGGKTELNNGEFYVDPRKMKEIPLPNGKVKKLRASYYLMGALLGKFGQACVGLPGGCNLGPRPIDQHIKGFEALGAEVTNDHGAISIVAKELRGARIYLDVVSVGATINIMLAAVRAKGRTIIENAAKEPEIIDVATLLSSMGAKIKGAGTDVIRIEGVDYLKGCRHTIIPDRIETGTFMIASAATRGQVILDNVIPKHMESLMSKLREVGVRIDTKDDQMLVDGSAGEFSSVDIKTLVHPGFPTDLQQPMTTLLTQAKGTSIVTDTIYSARFKHVDELRRMGANIKVEGRSAIIDGSTPLQGTKVTASDLRAGAALVVAGLIANGITEISGVEHIDRGYEYLEAKLKALGAETWRNSDQEPSKIVMLDRY; encoded by the coding sequence ATGGACAAGTTATATATTCATGGTGGCAAACCTTTGCAAGGAAAGGTCACAATCAGCGGTGCAAAAAACAGTGCCGTCGCCTTGATTCCAGCCACCATCCTCGCTGATGGCCCAACCACGATTGAAAACTTACCTGGTATTAGTGACGTGCGTATCTTTGCAGATCTGCTCCAAGACCTGGGGGGCAAAACGGAGTTAAACAATGGTGAATTTTACGTTGACCCACGTAAGATGAAAGAGATCCCATTACCCAATGGCAAAGTCAAAAAGCTGAGAGCTTCTTATTATCTTATGGGTGCTTTGCTTGGCAAATTCGGTCAAGCGTGTGTAGGCTTGCCTGGGGGGTGTAATTTAGGGCCTCGCCCAATCGACCAACACATCAAGGGATTTGAGGCTTTAGGTGCTGAGGTGACAAATGACCATGGTGCCATCTCTATCGTTGCTAAGGAACTCCGGGGTGCTCGTATTTACCTTGATGTTGTTAGTGTAGGTGCGACCATCAATATCATGCTCGCCGCTGTTCGAGCAAAAGGGAGAACCATCATTGAAAATGCAGCAAAGGAACCTGAGATCATTGATGTAGCGACCTTATTATCATCTATGGGTGCTAAGATTAAGGGAGCAGGAACGGATGTCATCCGTATTGAAGGTGTGGATTACTTAAAAGGATGTAGACACACCATTATTCCTGATCGCATTGAGACAGGTACATTTATGATCGCGTCAGCCGCTACCCGAGGTCAAGTCATCCTGGATAATGTGATCCCTAAACATATGGAGTCTCTCATGTCTAAACTTCGAGAGGTTGGTGTACGCATTGACACCAAGGATGACCAAATGCTCGTGGACGGTTCTGCTGGTGAATTTAGCTCCGTAGATATCAAGACCCTTGTACATCCAGGGTTTCCAACGGATCTGCAACAGCCCATGACGACCCTTCTCACCCAAGCGAAAGGGACGAGCATTGTCACAGATACGATCTACAGCGCACGCTTTAAGCATGTTGATGAACTACGTAGAATGGGCGCCAATATTAAGGTAGAAGGGCGGTCCGCTATTATTGATGGTTCAACCCCACTGCAAGGGACAAAGGTGACAGCATCAGATTTACGTGCAGGTGCTGCGCTCGTCGTAGCAGGTCTCATCGCCAATGGCATTACAGAAATCAGTGGTGTCGAACACATTGACCGTGGATACGAGTATTTAGAAGCTAAACTAAAGGCATTAGGTGCAGAAACATGGAGAAATTCAGATCAGGAACCTTCCAAGATTGTGATGCTCGATCGGTATTAA
- the spoIIR gene encoding stage II sporulation protein R produces the protein MKTLYLYLFVSLSVLVMSWEHQAQVSASLLNQSLLNQTNIAEEKAIPEEAIRLRVLAHSDSPQDQLIKREVRDVIVDRMNAWAQDIDTIEGARQKLKASHSHLNQIVQETLEAKGYDKDFSIEYGQIQFPVKLYGNRLYPAGEYEGLLITIGAGQGDNWWCVLFPPLCFVDFGTGDVSENGQKASQQDQEDLGQTQDEEVEVRFFLADIFNKVVAIFA, from the coding sequence TTGAAGACATTATACTTATATTTATTCGTCAGTTTGTCCGTTTTGGTCATGAGTTGGGAGCATCAAGCTCAAGTTTCGGCTAGTCTATTAAATCAAAGTCTATTAAACCAAACAAATATCGCTGAGGAAAAAGCAATACCTGAGGAAGCCATCCGACTAAGAGTCCTTGCCCACAGTGACAGCCCCCAAGATCAGCTGATAAAAAGAGAAGTGCGTGACGTTATAGTTGACCGCATGAACGCTTGGGCGCAGGATATCGACACCATAGAGGGGGCGCGTCAGAAACTAAAAGCGTCCCATTCACATTTAAATCAAATCGTACAAGAGACACTTGAAGCGAAAGGGTACGATAAAGATTTTTCGATAGAATATGGACAAATACAGTTTCCAGTGAAGTTATATGGCAACCGTCTATATCCGGCAGGTGAATATGAAGGTTTACTTATTACGATAGGTGCCGGTCAAGGTGACAATTGGTGGTGTGTTTTATTCCCACCCCTATGCTTTGTCGATTTTGGTACAGGAGACGTTTCAGAGAACGGGCAAAAAGCAAGTCAACAAGATCAAGAAGATCTTGGACAAACACAAGACGAAGAAGTCGAAGTCCGCTTTTTCCTGGCCGATATTTTTAATAAAGTCGTGGCCATCTTTGCCTAA
- the prmC gene encoding peptide chain release factor N(5)-glutamine methyltransferase, which yields MSMMTYREALRRASSLLEQKNQNPKIADWLLRYHANVEGVSTWLTLLEQRIDHTTWTGYQADLERVLSGEPYQYVIGEQDFYGRTFEVTPAVLIPRPETELLVEQVLSHAKQDSSLWTENDEVTVVDVGTGSGAIAVSLALEEPRMSVKATDISSDALAIAKRNAQRLEAHVQFFQGDLAEPLITLHETVQILVSNPPYVARTDQHLERQVVEYEPHVALFSAEDGLYHYRQLIQQSKYLVQPGGWLAFEVGIDQAQKVHDMIRSAYPDARIQTKKDYQGLERMVLAKLC from the coding sequence ATGAGTATGATGACGTATAGAGAAGCCCTGAGGAGGGCTTCTTCTTTATTAGAACAGAAGAATCAAAACCCAAAGATCGCGGATTGGTTGTTACGGTATCATGCAAATGTCGAGGGTGTTTCTACTTGGCTTACCTTATTGGAACAGCGCATAGACCATACAACTTGGACAGGGTATCAGGCTGATCTAGAGCGCGTACTGTCAGGTGAGCCGTATCAGTATGTGATCGGTGAACAAGATTTTTACGGTCGCACCTTTGAGGTAACGCCTGCCGTGCTGATCCCTCGACCGGAGACCGAATTGTTAGTCGAGCAAGTTTTGTCTCATGCAAAGCAGGATTCATCGCTATGGACAGAGAATGATGAGGTTACAGTTGTAGATGTCGGTACGGGGAGCGGTGCTATCGCCGTTAGTTTGGCTTTAGAAGAACCTCGAATGAGCGTGAAGGCCACAGATATCTCTTCAGACGCGCTAGCCATAGCTAAACGCAATGCTCAAAGACTTGAAGCTCACGTGCAGTTTTTTCAAGGTGATCTAGCAGAACCGCTTATAACACTTCACGAAACGGTGCAAATACTCGTATCAAATCCGCCGTATGTGGCAAGAACTGATCAGCACCTAGAACGTCAGGTGGTTGAGTATGAACCTCATGTGGCCTTATTCTCCGCAGAAGACGGATTATATCACTACCGTCAGCTTATACAGCAATCTAAGTATTTAGTGCAGCCGGGAGGATGGCTCGCTTTTGAAGTTGGCATTGACCAAGCTCAGAAGGTGCATGACATGATACGGTCCGCATACCCTGATGCACGGATACAAACCAAAAAGGATTATCAAGGGTTAGAGCGTATGGTGCTTGCAAAGCTGTGCTAA
- the rpmE gene encoding 50S ribosomal protein L31 produces the protein MKPEIHPNYQVAKVTCACGNEFETGSVKADLRVEICSACHPFFTGKQKFVDAGGRVDRFKKKYNLK, from the coding sequence ATGAAACCAGAAATTCACCCAAATTATCAAGTAGCTAAAGTCACTTGTGCGTGTGGAAATGAATTTGAAACTGGTTCAGTAAAAGCGGACTTACGCGTTGAGATCTGCTCTGCATGCCACCCATTCTTCACTGGGAAGCAGAAGTTTGTGGATGCAGGTGGACGTGTGGATCGCTTTAAGAAAAAATATAACCTTAAATAA